The proteins below come from a single Sinorhizobium fredii genomic window:
- a CDS encoding TetR/AcrR family transcriptional regulator — MDKVQAEGKAKKAGVGGRAERAGSRDPERTRASILAAATVEFAENGIGGARVDAIAERAGTNKRMLYHYFGDKEQLYLAVLEEAYIGIRTAERSLNLSDLAPEQGVAELAMFTWKYFREHPEFLSLLGTENLHGARWLRQSTRLKELHSHFIDKLADLLDRGKAKGLFRVDADPLNVYLTIAALGYFYLSNRHTLSTIFGRDLMEEANLEDWRRHIVQVTLASIRR; from the coding sequence ATGGACAAGGTGCAGGCGGAAGGGAAAGCGAAAAAAGCAGGCGTTGGCGGCCGGGCGGAGCGGGCCGGAAGTCGCGACCCGGAGCGCACGCGCGCCTCGATCCTCGCCGCCGCGACAGTCGAGTTCGCCGAGAACGGCATCGGCGGCGCCCGGGTCGATGCGATTGCCGAGCGGGCCGGCACCAACAAGCGCATGCTCTATCACTATTTCGGCGACAAGGAGCAGCTCTACCTTGCCGTTCTGGAAGAGGCCTATATCGGCATCCGTACGGCCGAAAGATCGTTGAACTTGAGCGACTTGGCACCGGAGCAGGGGGTGGCGGAGCTTGCCATGTTCACCTGGAAATACTTCCGGGAGCACCCGGAGTTTTTGAGCCTTCTCGGCACCGAGAACCTGCACGGTGCCCGCTGGCTGCGCCAGTCGACGCGACTCAAGGAACTGCATTCGCATTTCATCGACAAGCTCGCCGACCTGCTCGATCGCGGCAAGGCGAAGGGTCTGTTCCGCGTCGATGCCGATCCGTTGAACGTCTATCTGACGATTGCCGCGCTCGGCTATTTCTATCTCTCCAACCGGCACACGCTGTCGACGATTTTTGGCCGGGACCTCATGGAGGAGGCCAATCTCGAGGACTGGAGACGTCACATCGTCCAGGTGACTCTGGCCTCCATTCGCCGCTGA
- a CDS encoding Gfo/Idh/MocA family protein, with the protein MMDDKRRFALVGTGNRGTTMWGKDLLAGWRGFVDLVAIADTNALRAERARTMIASNAPIYGDVDAMLTETRPDLVIVCTPDDTHDDIVVKALESGADVITEKPMATTVEKIRRILDAEKRTGQRVDVSFNYRFAPTAARIKELINAGEIGRVTSVDFHWYLDTRHGADYFRRWHAYTDRSGSLFVHKATHHFDLLNWYLDSEPDTVSAFAELQMYGRKGPFRGPRCKLCPHKASCDFYLDISADPFLDALYEQPSEIDGYFRDGCVFREDIDIPDTMVANIRYGNDVHVSYSLNTFQPIEGHHIAFNGTRGRIELRQYEDQPWETPPEDVILLVRNFPKGQPPVERVNVPHSSGGHYGGDDRMRNMIFKPGIADPLGQRAGARAGALSVLCGIAALESSRSGTQVRLADLMPDLFEKRSVARFAAQSSASGGRR; encoded by the coding sequence ATGATGGATGACAAACGCCGTTTTGCGCTGGTCGGCACCGGCAACCGCGGCACCACCATGTGGGGCAAGGACCTTCTCGCCGGTTGGCGCGGGTTCGTCGATCTGGTCGCCATAGCCGATACCAATGCGCTGCGGGCGGAGCGTGCCCGCACGATGATCGCCAGCAATGCGCCGATCTATGGCGACGTCGACGCGATGCTGACTGAGACGCGGCCGGACCTGGTGATCGTCTGCACCCCGGACGACACCCATGACGACATCGTCGTCAAGGCGCTCGAATCCGGCGCCGACGTCATCACCGAGAAGCCGATGGCGACGACGGTCGAAAAAATCCGCCGCATTCTCGATGCGGAGAAGCGCACCGGGCAGCGTGTGGATGTCTCCTTCAACTACCGCTTTGCGCCGACGGCGGCGCGCATCAAGGAACTCATCAATGCTGGCGAAATTGGCCGCGTCACCTCGGTCGACTTCCATTGGTATCTCGACACCCGCCACGGGGCCGACTATTTCCGCCGCTGGCATGCCTATACGGACCGCTCCGGCAGCCTCTTCGTCCACAAGGCGACGCATCACTTCGATCTTTTGAACTGGTATCTCGACAGCGAGCCGGACACCGTCAGCGCCTTTGCCGAACTGCAGATGTATGGCCGAAAGGGGCCGTTCCGCGGCCCTCGCTGCAAGCTCTGTCCGCACAAGGCAAGCTGCGACTTCTATCTGGATATCAGTGCCGATCCGTTCCTCGACGCGCTCTACGAGCAGCCGTCGGAAATCGACGGCTATTTCCGCGACGGCTGCGTCTTCCGCGAGGATATCGACATTCCGGACACAATGGTCGCAAACATCCGCTACGGCAACGACGTCCATGTCTCCTATTCGCTGAACACCTTCCAGCCGATCGAGGGCCACCACATAGCCTTTAACGGAACGAGGGGCCGGATCGAGCTTCGCCAATACGAGGACCAGCCCTGGGAGACACCGCCGGAGGACGTTATACTGCTCGTCCGCAACTTCCCGAAGGGCCAGCCGCCCGTCGAGCGGGTCAACGTGCCGCATTCCTCGGGCGGCCACTATGGCGGCGACGACCGCATGCGCAACATGATCTTCAAGCCCGGCATCGCCGACCCGCTCGGACAACGAGCCGGTGCACGGGCAGGGGCGCTATCGGTTCTCTGCGGTATCGCCGCGCTGGAAAGCTCGCGCAGCGGGACACAGGTACGGCTGGCCGATCTTATGCCGGATCTCTTCGAGAAGCGGTCCGTTGCGCGGTTTGCGGCGCAATCCTCGGCCTCCGGCGGACGCCGATAA
- a CDS encoding intradiol ring-cleavage dioxygenase has translation MKRRTIILGGGAIVAGAGIAFMARSRSGEPISLQGFDWKASDFRGGGTAGITGALPEPIFRAEPQCIATLAQTLGPCHTNDVPIRSDVTEGVTGLPTRISLRLVEASICKPVEGADVEIWHADARGVYSGEAAAMCNADDAEARATGFLRGRQVSDANGVVSFLTVYPGWYPSRAVHIHLRILLGDRELLVSQLLFDDALSDLVYQGHPDYAARPVRATMNGGDTVFASGDATRFIFDFEKLDTGVLQASYTIGIAA, from the coding sequence ATGAAACGAAGAACGATCATTCTCGGCGGCGGCGCCATTGTTGCGGGAGCCGGGATCGCCTTCATGGCCCGCAGCCGCAGCGGCGAGCCGATCTCCCTCCAGGGCTTTGATTGGAAGGCGTCGGACTTCCGCGGGGGCGGCACGGCGGGGATCACCGGTGCCTTACCGGAGCCGATCTTCCGGGCCGAGCCGCAATGCATCGCGACGCTCGCCCAGACGCTCGGCCCCTGCCACACAAACGACGTGCCGATCCGCAGCGATGTCACCGAGGGCGTGACGGGATTGCCGACCCGCATCAGCCTTCGCCTAGTCGAGGCGTCGATCTGCAAGCCGGTCGAGGGAGCGGATGTCGAGATCTGGCATGCGGATGCGCGCGGCGTCTATTCCGGCGAGGCGGCGGCGATGTGCAATGCCGACGATGCCGAGGCCAGAGCCACCGGATTCCTGCGTGGCCGGCAGGTCAGCGATGCCAATGGCGTCGTCAGCTTCCTCACCGTTTATCCCGGCTGGTATCCGAGCCGCGCCGTCCATATCCACCTGCGCATTCTGCTTGGCGATCGCGAATTGCTCGTCAGCCAGCTTCTCTTCGACGACGCCTTGAGTGATCTCGTCTATCAGGGGCATCCGGACTATGCGGCGCGGCCGGTGCGCGCCACCATGAACGGCGGCGATACGGTGTTCGCCTCGGGCGATGCCACTCGGTTTATCTTCGATTTCGAGAAGCTCGATACCGGCGTGTTGCAGGCAAGCTATACGATCGGCATTGCGGCCTGA
- a CDS encoding dihydrodipicolinate synthase family protein produces MASIDLPLEGRLVRYELSGRPVPLRKRDAAAFPRVAFAAAHVVADPLADNDPWLNPAIDWERTLAFRHRLWDLGLGVAEAMDTAQRGMGLGWPEARELIRRALAEARGRPGALIACGAGTDHLTPGPEVTIDDILEAYESQIETIEAEGGRIILMASRALAAAARSPDDYVRVYDRVLSQVKQPVIIHWLGEMFDPALQGYWGNADHMEAMKTCLKVIEAHAEKVDGIKISLLSREKEIAMRRQLPKGARMYTGDDFNYAELIAGDDQGHSDALLGIFDAIAPVASAALEALGHGRNGDFFELLEPTVPLSRHIFKAPTRFYKTGVVFLAYLNGLQDHFAMIGGQQSARSLAHLAELFRLADRAGALADPELALARMKRVLAVHGID; encoded by the coding sequence ATGGCGAGCATCGATCTTCCCCTCGAAGGCAGGCTCGTCCGCTACGAGCTCAGCGGCCGGCCGGTTCCGCTCAGGAAGCGGGATGCGGCGGCCTTCCCGCGCGTAGCCTTCGCGGCGGCACATGTCGTCGCCGATCCGCTCGCCGACAACGATCCGTGGCTCAATCCGGCAATCGATTGGGAGCGGACGCTCGCCTTCCGCCACCGGCTTTGGGACCTCGGCCTCGGGGTCGCCGAAGCGATGGACACCGCCCAGCGCGGCATGGGGCTTGGCTGGCCGGAGGCCCGCGAGCTCATCCGCCGGGCGCTTGCCGAAGCCCGCGGTCGGCCAGGTGCGCTTATTGCCTGCGGTGCCGGCACAGACCATCTGACGCCCGGCCCGGAGGTGACGATCGACGACATCCTCGAGGCCTATGAGAGCCAAATCGAGACGATCGAAGCCGAAGGCGGGCGGATTATCCTGATGGCTAGCCGTGCGCTCGCCGCGGCCGCCAGGAGCCCGGACGACTATGTCCGTGTCTATGACCGGGTCCTCTCGCAGGTGAAGCAGCCGGTGATCATCCATTGGCTCGGCGAGATGTTCGACCCGGCGCTTCAAGGCTATTGGGGCAATGCGGACCACATGGAGGCGATGAAGACCTGCCTCAAGGTCATCGAGGCGCATGCGGAAAAGGTCGACGGCATCAAGATCTCGCTGCTTTCCAGGGAGAAGGAGATCGCCATGCGCCGGCAACTGCCGAAGGGCGCGCGCATGTATACCGGCGACGACTTCAACTATGCCGAACTGATCGCCGGCGACGACCAGGGCCATTCCGACGCGCTGCTCGGCATCTTCGACGCGATCGCGCCGGTGGCATCGGCCGCGCTGGAGGCTCTCGGCCACGGCCGGAACGGCGACTTCTTCGAGCTGCTCGAGCCGACCGTGCCGCTGTCTCGGCATATCTTCAAGGCGCCGACGCGCTTCTACAAGACCGGGGTCGTGTTCCTCGCCTATCTGAACGGCTTGCAGGATCACTTCGCGATGATCGGCGGTCAGCAGAGTGCCCGCTCGCTTGCCCATCTTGCCGAACTCTTCCGGCTGGCGGACAGGGCAGGCGCTCTCGCCGATCCGGAACTGGCGCTCGCGCGCATGAAGCGCGTACTCGCCGTTCACGGCATTGACTGA
- the arsC gene encoding arsenate reductase (glutaredoxin) (This arsenate reductase requires both glutathione and glutaredoxin to convert arsenate to arsenite, after which the efflux transporter formed by ArsA and ArsB can extrude the arsenite from the cell, providing resistance.) has product MNDPVDIVIYHNPACGTSRNTLAMIRNAGIEPRVVEYLKTPPSRAELQQLIARMGISTRELLREKGTPYAELGLSNTNLTDDQLLDAMLAHPILINRPIVVSPLGVKLCRPSETVLDILPSGQQGAFAKEDGEVVVDASGRRVQP; this is encoded by the coding sequence ATGAATGATCCCGTCGATATCGTCATCTACCACAATCCGGCCTGCGGGACCTCTCGCAACACGCTGGCGATGATCCGCAATGCCGGCATCGAACCGCGGGTGGTCGAGTATCTGAAGACACCGCCAAGCCGTGCGGAACTTCAGCAGCTGATTGCGCGTATGGGGATTTCGACGCGCGAACTGTTGCGCGAGAAGGGGACACCCTATGCCGAGCTCGGCCTTTCGAATACGAACCTGACCGACGATCAGCTTCTCGATGCGATGCTCGCGCATCCGATCCTGATTAACAGGCCGATCGTCGTGTCGCCGCTCGGGGTAAAACTGTGTCGCCCGTCGGAGACGGTGCTGGATATCCTGCCCAGCGGGCAGCAGGGCGCCTTCGCGAAGGAGGACGGCGAAGTGGTCGTCGATGCGAGCGGCCGCCGCGTCCAGCCATAA
- a CDS encoding enolase C-terminal domain-like protein, with amino-acid sequence MSEVPRIRLVEAEVFERPVDFRFPFRFGAARVENAPQVFVRVRIEDERGRSGAGWSAEMMMPKWFDKNPELSPGENVEQLRMSLRLAIGGLRSLKADTAFGLHAAAEADHHRNAARHGLPALVASYGLALVDRAIIDAMCRMNGVSAAEAVTRNLLGISDATAPDLAGFDLPRFLSRLAPSPTLAVRHTIGLADALGTADLEPGQRLEDGLPQTLDEVIAAYGHRWFKIKVSGRPAEDCERLVAIAAVLDHNGEDYRVTLDGNEQFERGEMVADLLDRIEKEPRLKRLRASVLFFEQPIARAEALSKPVAAIAERLPLEIDESDGDVGSFLRARELGYAGISSKSCKGFYRSLINRARVEKWNGHAGNSRYFMSAEDLTTQAGLGLQQDLVLAALIGAGHIERNGHHYVDGMGRAPAAEQGAYLAAHGELYESAARRARLAIRNGEITFASVLRAAGLGSSVEPDWASMTG; translated from the coding sequence ATGAGCGAAGTTCCTCGCATCAGGCTCGTCGAAGCGGAAGTCTTCGAGCGGCCGGTCGACTTCCGTTTTCCCTTCCGCTTCGGCGCGGCGCGTGTCGAGAACGCGCCGCAGGTTTTCGTTCGGGTGCGGATCGAGGATGAACGCGGCCGCTCGGGCGCCGGCTGGTCGGCCGAGATGATGATGCCGAAATGGTTCGACAAGAACCCGGAATTGTCGCCCGGGGAGAATGTCGAGCAGCTCCGCATGTCGCTTCGCCTGGCGATTGGGGGGTTGCGGTCGCTGAAGGCTGATACGGCATTCGGCTTGCATGCCGCCGCGGAGGCGGACCATCACCGAAATGCGGCGCGGCACGGCCTGCCGGCGTTGGTCGCCTCCTATGGGCTGGCGCTTGTAGACCGCGCCATCATCGATGCAATGTGCCGCATGAACGGCGTCAGCGCCGCAGAGGCAGTCACGCGCAATCTGCTCGGGATATCCGACGCCACCGCGCCCGATCTCGCCGGTTTCGATTTGCCTCGCTTCCTGTCGCGCCTGGCGCCTTCGCCGACGCTGGCCGTCCGCCACACGATCGGCCTTGCGGACGCCTTGGGTACGGCCGACCTGGAACCCGGCCAGCGGCTCGAAGACGGGCTGCCGCAGACGCTCGACGAGGTGATCGCCGCCTACGGCCACCGCTGGTTCAAGATCAAGGTTTCCGGCCGTCCCGCCGAAGATTGCGAGCGGCTCGTCGCGATCGCCGCGGTGCTCGATCACAATGGTGAAGATTATCGCGTGACGCTCGACGGCAACGAGCAGTTCGAACGCGGCGAAATGGTCGCCGACCTTCTCGACCGGATCGAGAAGGAACCCCGCCTGAAAAGGCTGCGGGCATCCGTGCTGTTCTTCGAGCAACCGATCGCGCGCGCCGAGGCGCTGTCGAAACCGGTCGCGGCGATCGCCGAGCGCCTGCCGCTCGAGATCGACGAGTCCGATGGCGATGTCGGATCCTTTCTGCGGGCCCGCGAGCTTGGCTATGCCGGCATCTCGTCAAAATCCTGCAAAGGCTTTTATCGCTCGCTGATCAATCGCGCCCGCGTCGAGAAATGGAATGGCCATGCCGGCAACAGCCGCTACTTCATGTCCGCCGAGGATCTGACGACGCAGGCCGGTCTTGGCCTTCAACAGGATCTCGTGCTGGCAGCGCTGATAGGCGCCGGGCATATCGAGCGCAACGGCCATCACTATGTCGACGGCATGGGGCGAGCGCCGGCAGCGGAGCAGGGCGCCTATCTTGCCGCTCATGGCGAGCTTTACGAAAGCGCCGCCCGACGGGCGCGTCTCGCCATCCGAAACGGCGAAATCACCTTCGCATCCGTCTTGAGGGCGGCCGGCCTCGGCTCCTCGGTCGAGCCGGACTGGGCGTCGATGACAGGCTGA
- a CDS encoding ABC transporter substrate-binding protein: MTMRMTRRSVLAGGAALLSYSMLASSALSQEARLRMLWWGSQARADRTNKVNQLFQEQNSGVAINGEFLGWSDYWPRLATQVAGRNAPDIIQMDYRYIVEYARRGALAPLNDYLGSVLKVEDFDKVQIEGGSVDGKLYGISLGANSAAMMVNTVAFEEAGIDLPTPATTWDDLARIGAEITKAGKRKGFYGIADGSGVEPLLENWLRQRGKALFTADGKIAYDANDAADWFAMWAAMREAKACVPPDIQALDQYTPETSPLSLGKAAASYAHSNQFVTYQGINKDKLALSNFPLIGNDAKGGHYRKPSMFFSVSAQTKDPELGAKYVNFFVTDPKAAEILGVERGVPESAGVREKLAPTLDELGRAMLDYVSGLGALAGDLPPPPPSGAGEAEFALRTVAEQVGFGQLDVKQGGETLVNEVTQILSRG; the protein is encoded by the coding sequence ATGACAATGCGCATGACCAGACGCAGCGTGCTCGCCGGAGGGGCGGCACTTCTTTCATATTCCATGCTGGCATCGAGTGCGCTTTCTCAGGAAGCGCGGCTGAGAATGCTGTGGTGGGGCTCGCAGGCCCGCGCCGACCGCACCAACAAGGTCAACCAGCTCTTTCAGGAACAGAACTCGGGCGTCGCCATTAACGGCGAGTTCCTCGGCTGGAGCGACTACTGGCCCCGGCTTGCGACCCAGGTCGCCGGCCGCAACGCGCCGGATATCATCCAGATGGACTATCGCTACATCGTCGAGTATGCCCGGCGCGGCGCGCTGGCGCCCCTCAACGATTATCTCGGCTCGGTGCTGAAAGTCGAGGATTTCGACAAGGTGCAGATCGAGGGCGGCAGCGTCGACGGCAAGCTCTACGGCATCAGCCTCGGCGCCAATTCGGCGGCGATGATGGTCAACACCGTCGCCTTCGAGGAAGCCGGCATCGATCTACCGACGCCGGCGACCACCTGGGACGATCTGGCAAGGATCGGCGCCGAGATCACCAAGGCCGGCAAGCGCAAGGGCTTCTACGGTATCGCCGACGGCAGCGGCGTTGAACCGCTCCTGGAAAACTGGCTGCGCCAGCGTGGGAAGGCGCTCTTCACGGCCGACGGCAAGATCGCCTATGACGCGAACGATGCCGCCGACTGGTTCGCCATGTGGGCGGCCATGCGCGAAGCCAAGGCCTGCGTGCCGCCGGATATCCAGGCGCTCGATCAGTATACCCCTGAGACGAGTCCGCTGTCGCTCGGCAAGGCTGCCGCCTCCTATGCCCATTCCAACCAGTTCGTCACCTATCAGGGCATCAACAAGGACAAGCTGGCGCTCAGCAACTTTCCCTTGATCGGCAACGATGCCAAAGGCGGCCACTACCGCAAGCCGTCGATGTTCTTCTCGGTCTCGGCCCAGACGAAGGACCCGGAGCTCGGCGCGAAGTATGTCAATTTCTTCGTCACCGACCCCAAGGCCGCCGAAATCCTCGGCGTCGAGCGTGGCGTACCGGAGTCGGCGGGCGTGCGTGAGAAGCTCGCGCCGACACTCGACGAGTTGGGACGCGCCATGCTCGACTACGTCTCCGGCCTCGGCGCACTTGCCGGCGACCTGCCACCGCCTCCGCCCAGCGGCGCCGGCGAGGCCGAGTTCGCCTTGCGTACCGTCGCCGAACAGGTGGGCTTCGGCCAGCTCGATGTGAAGCAGGGCGGCGAGACGCTGGTGAACGAGGTCACGCAGATCCTGTCGCGAGGGTAA
- a CDS encoding sugar phosphate isomerase/epimerase family protein: MQVEGLSINLATIRQQCGFAEAVDVCLKHGITAIAPWRDQVAAIGLNEAARIVRSNGLKLTGLCRGGFFPAADAAGREKALDDNRRAIDEAAALGADCLVLVVGGLPDGSKDIDRARRMVEEGIAAVLPHARAAGVPLAIEPLHPMYAADRACVNTLGQALDICETLGAGVGVAIDVYHVWWDPNLANQIARAGRMKAILAHHICDWLVPTKDMLTDRGMMGDGVIDLKEIRGMIEAADFLGAQEVEIFSADNWWKRPAEEVIATCVERFRSCC; encoded by the coding sequence ATGCAGGTCGAGGGTCTTTCCATCAATCTGGCGACGATCCGTCAGCAATGCGGCTTTGCCGAGGCTGTGGATGTCTGCCTGAAGCACGGCATCACGGCAATCGCGCCCTGGCGCGACCAGGTGGCGGCGATCGGTCTTAACGAGGCCGCCCGCATCGTCCGTTCCAACGGGCTGAAGCTGACCGGCCTCTGCCGCGGCGGCTTCTTTCCGGCGGCGGATGCCGCCGGCCGCGAGAAGGCGCTTGACGACAACAGGCGCGCCATCGACGAGGCGGCGGCGCTCGGTGCGGACTGCCTGGTCCTCGTCGTCGGCGGCCTTCCCGACGGATCGAAGGACATCGATCGGGCGCGACGGATGGTCGAGGAGGGCATCGCCGCCGTGCTGCCGCATGCGCGCGCCGCGGGCGTGCCGCTGGCGATCGAGCCGCTCCACCCGATGTATGCGGCCGACCGGGCCTGCGTGAACACGCTCGGCCAGGCGCTCGACATCTGCGAGACGCTGGGCGCGGGCGTCGGCGTCGCGATCGACGTCTACCATGTCTGGTGGGATCCCAATCTCGCCAACCAGATCGCCCGGGCCGGCCGAATGAAGGCGATCCTCGCGCATCACATCTGCGATTGGCTGGTGCCGACGAAGGACATGCTCACCGATCGCGGCATGATGGGCGACGGCGTCATCGACCTCAAGGAAATCCGCGGCATGATCGAGGCGGCGGATTTCCTTGGAGCCCAGGAGGTCGAGATCTTCTCCGCCGACAACTGGTGGAAACGCCCGGCCGAGGAGGTGATCGCCACCTGCGTCGAACGCTTCCGAAGCTGCTGCTGA
- a CDS encoding carbohydrate ABC transporter permease, with the protein MAAVQDSAVAVGAGARGRPAGQGRFAAIWTRHGAGYMFLLPWLVGFFGLTLGPAVASLYLSFTSFDLIRSPEWVGTANYVRIATADPKFAASLKVTFLYVVLSVPFKLAFALLVAILLDRGVKGLTVYRAIFYLPSLLGGSVAIAVLWRQLFAGDGLINSLLAQFGIEGPSWISHPDYSIWTLVVLSVWQFGSPMIIFLAGLRQIPTDMYEAASLDGASKFRQFYKITLPLLTPVIFFNAVVQTIEAFKAFTPAFIISGGTGGPINSTLFYTLYLYQEAFGNFRMGYASALAWILVLIIGLFTAFSFLTSRYWVHYDD; encoded by the coding sequence ATGGCTGCCGTGCAGGATTCCGCCGTAGCCGTCGGTGCGGGCGCCAGGGGGCGCCCCGCCGGACAGGGCCGCTTCGCCGCCATCTGGACAAGACATGGTGCCGGCTACATGTTCCTGTTGCCGTGGCTCGTCGGCTTCTTCGGGCTGACGCTCGGGCCTGCCGTCGCCTCGCTCTATCTCTCCTTCACCAGTTTCGACCTGATCCGCTCTCCGGAGTGGGTCGGGACGGCCAATTACGTCCGCATCGCCACGGCCGATCCGAAGTTTGCGGCCTCGCTGAAGGTGACGTTCCTCTATGTGGTCTTGTCGGTCCCCTTCAAGCTGGCCTTCGCGCTTTTGGTCGCCATCCTTCTCGATCGCGGCGTCAAGGGCCTCACGGTCTATCGCGCCATCTTCTACCTGCCGTCGCTGCTCGGCGGCAGCGTGGCGATCGCCGTGCTCTGGCGGCAGCTCTTTGCCGGCGACGGCCTGATCAATAGTCTGCTCGCCCAGTTCGGCATCGAGGGCCCGAGCTGGATCTCGCATCCGGACTATTCGATCTGGACGCTCGTCGTCTTGAGCGTCTGGCAGTTCGGCTCGCCGATGATCATCTTCCTCGCCGGGCTGCGGCAGATCCCGACCGACATGTACGAGGCGGCAAGCCTCGACGGAGCGTCAAAGTTCCGGCAGTTCTACAAGATCACCCTGCCGCTGCTCACCCCGGTCATCTTCTTCAACGCGGTCGTGCAGACGATCGAGGCCTTCAAGGCCTTCACCCCCGCCTTCATCATCTCCGGCGGCACCGGCGGGCCGATCAACTCGACGCTGTTCTACACGCTCTATCTCTATCAGGAGGCCTTCGGGAACTTCCGCATGGGCTATGCCTCGGCGCTCGCCTGGATCCTCGTGCTGATCATCGGACTGTTCACGGCCTTCTCGTTCCTGACCTCTCGTTACTGGGTGCACTACGATGACTGA
- a CDS encoding Gfo/Idh/MocA family protein, whose protein sequence is MPRLGIILHGVTGRMGYNQHLVRSILAIRDKGGIALTSGERLEIDPIIVGRNRDKMEQLAKRHNIARWTTDLDDALADPNDQIFFDAGTTLMRAELISRALDAGKHVYCEKPISDDLKVAVKLARKARASGLKHGVVQDKLFLPGLRKLALLKESGFFGKILSVRGEFGYWVFEGAWGVPAQRPSWNYRKNDGGGIILDMLCHWRYVLDNLFGEVKAVSCLGATHIPRRVDEQGRTYDCDTDDAAYATFELEGGVIAQINSSWAVRVRRDDLVTFQVDGTHGSAVAGLTKCWTQHRVNTPKPVWNPDQPQTIDFYKTWDEVPDTQIFDNGFKAQWEMFLRHVAEDAPWPYGLEAGAKGVQLAELGLKSWEERRWLDVPELEF, encoded by the coding sequence ATGCCACGTTTGGGGATAATTCTGCACGGTGTCACGGGCCGGATGGGCTACAACCAGCACCTCGTGCGCTCGATACTGGCCATTCGCGATAAGGGCGGCATCGCGCTCACATCCGGCGAGCGGCTGGAGATCGATCCGATCATCGTCGGGCGCAACCGCGACAAGATGGAGCAACTGGCAAAGCGCCACAACATCGCCCGCTGGACGACCGACCTCGACGACGCCCTGGCCGATCCGAACGACCAGATCTTCTTCGATGCTGGCACGACGCTGATGCGCGCCGAACTGATCAGCAGGGCGCTCGATGCAGGCAAGCATGTCTATTGCGAGAAGCCAATCTCCGATGACCTGAAGGTGGCGGTAAAACTGGCCCGCAAGGCGCGGGCCTCTGGTCTGAAGCATGGCGTGGTGCAGGACAAACTGTTCCTGCCCGGCCTGCGCAAGCTGGCGCTGCTCAAGGAGTCGGGCTTCTTCGGCAAGATTCTCTCGGTGCGCGGTGAGTTCGGCTATTGGGTTTTCGAGGGAGCCTGGGGCGTGCCGGCCCAGCGGCCCTCCTGGAATTACCGGAAGAACGATGGCGGCGGCATCATTCTCGATATGCTCTGCCATTGGCGTTATGTGCTCGACAATCTCTTCGGCGAGGTCAAGGCCGTCTCCTGCCTCGGGGCGACCCATATTCCGCGCCGCGTCGACGAGCAGGGCCGGACCTATGATTGCGATACCGACGACGCGGCCTATGCCACCTTCGAGCTCGAGGGCGGCGTGATCGCGCAGATCAATTCCTCCTGGGCCGTGCGCGTCCGCCGTGATGATCTCGTTACCTTCCAGGTCGACGGGACGCATGGCTCGGCCGTCGCCGGGCTGACGAAGTGCTGGACCCAGCACCGCGTCAACACGCCGAAGCCGGTTTGGAACCCGGACCAGCCGCAGACCATCGATTTTTACAAGACCTGGGACGAGGTGCCGGACACGCAGATCTTCGACAATGGCTTCAAGGCGCAATGGGAAATGTTCCTGCGTCACGTCGCCGAGGATGCGCCCTGGCCCTACGGCCTCGAGGCCGGCGCCAAGGGCGTGCAGCTTGCCGAGCTGGGGCTGAAGTCCTGGGAAGAGCGCCGCTGGCTCGATGTTCCGGAACTGGAGTTCTGA